The sequence CACTTTGGTGATCTGGTCATCGATGGCGCCCTCCCAGTCCTTCATCAGCTTCCAGAAGTGGCCATCCACGCAGGCCTTAGCCTCCTCCTTGCGACGCGCCATGTTAGGATTGAAGAGGAAGTAGCCGCCCGGTCCTCCATCGCCGAGACGCCTCCGGATGGCGGAGGCCTCCGCCAGGCTCGCGTCGCTGGCGATGAGGAAGTACACgggccccgcccccgccgcctccgcctcctccgccgccgcctcgatgtCGGCGAGGCTGTGCACGAGCCTGACCGCCATTCTACGGGGTCGGCGAGGCTTGGGTGGGTGGGTTTCGCGtggcttcgccgccggcgcgaggTCTCTTCTGTCCCTCTCCGGGCTCTCGTTGCGGTTTGGGCTAgagtcccctcccctcccgaaTGCGACTTGGGTCCATTTTATAGAGAGGCCTGACCGCTGTCGTGGCTGAATCAACGGCCACCCTGGTACCGCGTCTTGGATCCAACGAGCAAGATTAAGCCACGCCACCGATCCGGATCCTATCCACCGACAGGTGCAACTTGATTTGTGTCTTTGTTACAGAAGAAGAAATACTGCACGTCACCGATTCACCCCCACAGATAAGCACAACGTATCAGTAAATCAGAacattaataataaaaaagaaacaaaatagaCGCAAGTTAATATTAATTTATCCATTATCGTCTTGATTGagtctaaaactaaacaacaaCAGTGAAATATTTGTCAATCTAGCAACACTAAAACTAAACGACAGACATTCAGTCTTTGGATAAAACACAGCATCAAACACCAGGAGTTTAACTTAGGCAAAGAAATAGCATCATACGTTGACATGAAACGACGGTATTAATTGATTCTTACC is a genomic window of Oryza glaberrima chromosome 7, OglaRS2, whole genome shotgun sequence containing:
- the LOC127778749 gene encoding uncharacterized protein LOC127778749 translates to MAVRLVHSLADIEAAAEEAEAAGAGPVYFLIASDASLAEASAIRRRLGDGGPGGYFLFNPNMARRKEEAKACVDGHFWKLMKDWEGAIDDQITKVEGDLKEVDGKVLSGAALNLPCTSFQWREAFDGISTRTTVHPGNDPIPVMNYSAFLLVAPPLPIIRFSAPRGGIAAFSRSSVIRIIS